A portion of the Tepidanaerobacter syntrophicus genome contains these proteins:
- a CDS encoding BglG family transcription antiterminator, which translates to MDLSERQRHILYEFLNEENQMYTAEELANKYKVSKRTIYNDLQDIREWISSKGLELCIKPGTGIWVNREKNDQETICKIKNELSDFKPYITPLSKEERVKAIISILLKESDTVTISDICSRTGISRTTFYNDLNDVENWFKRFDLDVVRTQKKGVALEGDEDNKREAIISFLTENLDESQMLSLLEINNNYANTMKKPGDNIVIDLFSTYLSNINLEPIKIFVNESQKALGYRFTDSAFLALVVHIAMAVKRIKDGFNITIDEQKLNFLKQNPEYEISKLLSKKIEKEYEVAIPEAEVGYITLHLLSGKINQSYKEELNPSLNNCVATMIETAGSILGMDLSNDEELSKGLNLHLSATYNRLMLGMEEKNPLKDIVLEKYAQLYSTAKIMAEVFEKDTGYSLDDDEISYIMMYLGAAIERAKGTQTKKVYAVCPTGLGGAQLLVANLKNKFPDIVVKGTISMSEAESLNDPEVDAIISTVNFKNDNFPVISVSPFVSETDMVRIYNVLNVETSKFQSKRSANNLKIANKEEIPAFISIISDLACFVDRLKNKLAIKMSNETYLGLIIHLALRLSLSSKEKDLFKGQSFKLTNDKSEVDSVIYEEMKDLCKKYPFTIMDEDILAIKAYMSLNSEDVTK; encoded by the coding sequence ATGGATTTATCAGAGAGACAGCGCCATATTCTGTATGAATTTTTAAATGAAGAAAATCAGATGTATACGGCAGAAGAGTTGGCTAATAAGTATAAAGTGAGCAAGAGAACTATATATAATGATTTGCAGGACATTAGAGAGTGGATTTCCAGTAAGGGGCTGGAATTATGTATTAAGCCAGGTACGGGTATCTGGGTAAATAGGGAGAAAAACGATCAAGAAACTATTTGTAAAATCAAAAATGAACTCTCTGATTTTAAGCCATATATAACTCCGTTATCGAAAGAAGAACGAGTGAAAGCAATTATAAGTATTCTTTTAAAAGAAAGCGATACTGTTACCATAAGCGATATATGCTCCCGTACCGGTATTAGCAGAACCACCTTTTATAATGATTTAAATGATGTTGAAAATTGGTTTAAAAGGTTTGACCTGGATGTTGTCAGGACACAGAAAAAAGGTGTGGCGTTAGAAGGAGATGAAGATAATAAAAGAGAGGCTATCATAAGCTTTCTTACAGAAAATCTCGATGAATCGCAAATGTTAAGTCTTCTAGAAATAAATAATAATTATGCAAATACAATGAAAAAACCAGGAGACAATATTGTTATAGACCTTTTTTCCACCTATTTGTCTAATATCAACTTAGAACCTATAAAAATCTTCGTGAATGAATCGCAAAAGGCCTTAGGTTACAGGTTTACCGATAGTGCTTTTTTGGCATTAGTAGTCCATATAGCAATGGCGGTAAAAAGGATTAAAGATGGTTTTAATATAACTATTGATGAGCAGAAACTAAATTTCCTAAAGCAAAATCCTGAATATGAGATATCGAAACTTTTGAGCAAAAAAATAGAGAAAGAATATGAAGTTGCTATTCCTGAAGCTGAAGTAGGATATATAACATTACATCTTTTAAGCGGAAAAATTAATCAGAGCTATAAAGAGGAATTAAATCCGTCGTTAAATAATTGTGTTGCTACTATGATAGAGACAGCCGGCAGCATCTTGGGGATGGACCTTTCGAATGATGAAGAACTATCTAAAGGATTAAATCTTCATTTATCTGCCACATACAACAGGCTAATGCTGGGAATGGAGGAAAAAAACCCTCTCAAAGATATTGTTTTAGAAAAATATGCACAGCTATATTCAACCGCCAAAATAATGGCTGAGGTTTTTGAAAAAGATACCGGATATTCCTTAGATGATGATGAAATAAGCTACATTATGATGTATCTGGGAGCTGCCATAGAAAGGGCAAAGGGAACACAGACAAAAAAAGTATACGCAGTATGTCCCACCGGTTTAGGAGGAGCCCAGTTACTTGTAGCAAACCTCAAAAATAAATTTCCCGATATAGTAGTCAAGGGAACGATTTCGATGTCTGAAGCCGAGTCATTAAATGATCCTGAAGTAGATGCAATTATTTCTACAGTTAATTTTAAGAACGATAATTTTCCGGTCATTTCCGTAAGCCCATTTGTATCAGAAACTGATATGGTTCGCATATACAATGTTTTAAATGTGGAAACCAGCAAGTTTCAAAGTAAAAGATCGGCCAATAATTTAAAAATAGCAAACAAAGAAGAGATCCCGGCATTTATAAGCATAATTTCCGATCTAGCATGTTTCGTTGATAGGCTTAAAAATAAACTTGCAATCAAAATGAGCAATGAAACTTATTTAGGGCTAATTATTCACTTAGCTTTGAGACTTTCTTTAAGTTCTAAAGAGAAGGACCTTTTTAAAGGGCAGTCATTTAAATTGACAAATGATAAATCAGAGGTCGATTCCGTTATATATGAAGAAATGAAAGATTTGTGTAAAAAGTATCCCTTTACCATAATGGATGAGGATATTTTAGCAATAAAAGCATATATGAGTTTAAATAGTGAG
- a CDS encoding PTS lactose/cellobiose transporter subunit IIA, with product MQNIEEVSVKIIASAGDALAQMVQALDAARVGDFEKADSLMQQASLSITEAHKVQTGLITQEAQGIKSEYSILMVHAQDHLMNAMLAQILIKEMIQLYRKLAEVSKGGKFN from the coding sequence ATGCAAAACATAGAAGAAGTTTCTGTTAAAATTATTGCTTCCGCCGGAGATGCCTTAGCGCAGATGGTGCAGGCTTTAGATGCCGCACGAGTAGGCGATTTTGAAAAAGCTGACAGCTTAATGCAGCAAGCAAGTCTTTCTATTACCGAAGCTCATAAAGTTCAAACGGGTCTTATTACTCAAGAAGCACAGGGCATTAAAAGTGAATATTCTATATTAATGGTTCATGCACAAGACCATCTGATGAATGCAATGCTTGCTCAAATATTAATTAAGGAAATGATACAGCTTTATAGAAAGCTTGCAGAAGTTTCAAAAGGAGGCAAATTTAATTGA
- a CDS encoding N(4)-(beta-N-acetylglucosaminyl)-L-asparaginase: protein MALEGVEKAAKMLKDGSSAGDALENAIMAVEDYPFYKSVGYGGLPNENGEVELDAAFMDGDTLSIGAVGGIRDFKNPISIARHLSRERFNIFLVGIGAEEYAHKNGFERKNMLTERAKKIWDKRIREIREQNLSPYDGHDTVGMVCLDKNSSMAAGTSTSGLFMKKRGRVGDSPLSGSGFYVDSQIGGAVATGLGEDIMKGCLSYETVKLIERGLSPQEAAEKSVYELTQKLLQRRGKSGEISVVCMDNKGRWGVGTNVEFSFVVSCEDDNVPKVYLANPHGSKTLYSQASQQWLEEYLKRITSPIV, encoded by the coding sequence ATGGCCCTTGAAGGCGTTGAAAAAGCTGCAAAAATGCTGAAAGACGGTTCAAGCGCAGGTGATGCATTAGAAAATGCTATAATGGCGGTTGAAGATTATCCCTTTTATAAGTCAGTAGGTTACGGCGGATTGCCCAATGAAAACGGCGAAGTGGAACTGGATGCAGCTTTTATGGATGGAGATACTTTATCTATCGGTGCAGTTGGAGGAATTCGCGACTTTAAAAATCCCATTAGCATTGCCCGCCATCTTAGTCGAGAAAGATTTAATATCTTTTTAGTTGGCATTGGCGCTGAAGAATATGCTCATAAAAACGGTTTTGAAAGAAAAAACATGTTAACAGAACGTGCCAAAAAGATCTGGGACAAACGAATTAGGGAAATAAGAGAACAGAACCTTAGCCCGTACGATGGTCACGATACAGTAGGTATGGTTTGTCTTGACAAAAATTCAAGTATGGCAGCAGGAACTTCTACCAGCGGTTTATTTATGAAAAAGCGGGGACGTGTAGGCGACTCGCCGTTATCAGGTTCGGGGTTTTATGTAGATTCACAAATCGGCGGAGCTGTTGCCACAGGTCTCGGGGAAGATATCATGAAAGGGTGCCTGTCTTATGAAACTGTAAAACTGATAGAAAGGGGTCTTAGTCCACAAGAAGCTGCAGAAAAGTCAGTATATGAGCTTACGCAAAAATTATTGCAAAGGAGGGGAAAATCCGGAGAAATATCTGTTGTATGTATGGACAATAAGGGACGTTGGGGCGTCGGAACAAATGTAGAGTTTTCATTTGTTGTATCTTGCGAGGATGATAATGTTCCCAAGGTATACCTTGCAAATCCTCATGGCAGCAAAACCTTGTACTCTCAGGCCAGTCAACAATGGCTAGAAGAATACCTTAAAAGAATTACAAGCCCCATAGTGTAA
- a CDS encoding PTS sugar transporter subunit IIC produces MNKVQDFLEKKLLPFAVKLAGQRHLAAIRDGFISFMPFLIIGSIFIIIQDFPAPGWQELQTKLFGPGFNQFIILPKRVTYDIMSIYIVAAVAYKLAQSYKIDAFSASLLGIASFILVTPITTTIEIDNTVHTVEKVITVGGWYGTQGLLVALLVAIISTEIFNYFIKKGIIIRMPEGVPPAVSRAFSALIPGFAVIVFMLLVRLAFLQTPYGYIHDFIYKIVAAPMTALVANNLLGAVGTVFAISLLWCIGLNGGAIVNGILRPFWVPLQEANLAAIEQGLPVPNIITEQFFDMIWIGGAGATLPVVFLLILRAKSKQYKELGKLSLAPGLFNINEPIMFGLPVVLNPIMMIPLILGPVTITIVNYLAMAANIVARPTGVILPWTTPPIIQGFLITGHWTGAVLQLVDILIVGAIWWPFIAMADKQRYEEEQAQAQIEE; encoded by the coding sequence ATGAATAAGGTACAGGATTTTCTTGAAAAGAAATTATTACCCTTTGCTGTAAAATTAGCAGGTCAACGGCATTTAGCCGCTATTCGCGATGGATTTATTTCATTTATGCCCTTCTTAATCATAGGTTCTATATTCATTATTATTCAAGATTTTCCTGCTCCCGGATGGCAAGAGCTGCAGACAAAGCTTTTTGGGCCGGGATTCAATCAGTTTATTATACTTCCAAAAAGAGTCACTTACGATATAATGTCAATATATATAGTCGCAGCAGTAGCATACAAGCTAGCCCAATCTTACAAAATTGATGCTTTCTCGGCATCCTTATTAGGAATTGCTTCATTTATACTTGTAACGCCTATTACTACGACGATAGAAATTGATAATACAGTTCATACCGTAGAAAAGGTCATAACAGTTGGTGGCTGGTATGGAACCCAGGGGCTGTTAGTAGCACTTTTAGTTGCAATTATATCCACTGAAATATTTAATTATTTTATCAAAAAGGGTATTATTATACGAATGCCTGAAGGTGTTCCGCCGGCAGTAAGCAGAGCTTTCTCAGCTCTTATTCCCGGATTTGCAGTAATCGTATTTATGTTGCTGGTTCGTCTTGCTTTCCTTCAGACGCCCTATGGTTATATTCATGATTTTATCTATAAAATTGTTGCTGCACCGATGACTGCTTTAGTAGCAAATAATCTTTTAGGGGCAGTTGGGACAGTTTTTGCTATTTCCCTCCTGTGGTGCATAGGTTTAAATGGCGGAGCAATTGTGAATGGCATTCTAAGACCATTCTGGGTGCCTTTGCAGGAAGCAAATTTGGCCGCAATTGAACAAGGCCTTCCTGTTCCAAACATCATTACAGAACAGTTCTTTGATATGATTTGGATCGGAGGTGCCGGCGCTACTTTACCTGTAGTATTCCTGCTTATACTCAGAGCAAAATCAAAACAATATAAAGAACTTGGCAAATTATCTCTTGCACCTGGCTTGTTCAACATAAATGAACCTATAATGTTTGGTCTTCCTGTAGTTCTTAATCCAATAATGATGATACCCTTGATTTTGGGTCCTGTGACAATAACTATAGTAAATTATCTTGCGATGGCAGCCAACATTGTTGCAAGGCCTACAGGTGTCATTCTTCCGTGGACTACACCGCCGATAATTCAAGGCTTCCTTATTACAGGTCACTGGACTGGGGCAGTGCTTCAACTTGTAGATATATTAATTGTCGGAGCAATCTGGTGGCCGTTTATAGCGATGGCAGACAAGCAAAGATACGAGGAGGAGCAAGCGCAGGCACAAATCGAGGAGTAA
- a CDS encoding methylenetetrahydrofolate reductase — MKKRMSFSFEVFPPKAEQSMEPLLDTLEHLYAYKPDFISCTYGAGGTNVGRNMEICKAIKESGKTIPVTHYTCIGNKKEKIREELETYLKMGVNHILALRGDFPKGWQETRGDFDHANELVEYIRTNFPEFCIAVAGNPEKHIQAGSLKEDIAHLRLKQDAGGDYIMTQLCYDVKNYQCWVEQIRKAGVTLPIDAGIMPVLSKDPTIRMTVSNGCSIPKELAEIIGKYGDSPEDFKKAGKEYTVKLIYDYINMGIDGLHIYTLNKWQDVADIIKNAGIRSIKE, encoded by the coding sequence ATGAAAAAAAGGATGTCTTTTTCTTTCGAGGTTTTCCCACCTAAAGCTGAACAGTCCATGGAACCTCTTCTTGACACATTAGAGCATTTATACGCTTATAAACCGGATTTTATCAGCTGTACATACGGTGCGGGAGGAACGAATGTAGGCCGGAATATGGAAATATGCAAGGCCATTAAAGAAAGCGGCAAAACAATTCCGGTAACTCATTATACATGCATAGGCAATAAAAAAGAAAAAATACGCGAAGAGCTAGAGACATACTTAAAAATGGGGGTTAACCACATTCTAGCATTAAGAGGAGACTTCCCCAAGGGATGGCAGGAAACAAGAGGAGATTTTGATCATGCCAATGAGTTAGTAGAATATATTAGGACAAATTTCCCTGAATTTTGCATTGCAGTAGCAGGGAACCCGGAAAAGCATATTCAAGCTGGTTCTCTTAAAGAAGATATAGCTCACCTTCGATTAAAGCAGGACGCCGGTGGAGACTACATAATGACCCAATTATGCTATGATGTCAAAAACTATCAGTGTTGGGTTGAACAAATTAGAAAAGCCGGAGTTACATTACCTATAGATGCCGGTATTATGCCGGTTCTTTCAAAGGATCCTACGATTCGAATGACGGTATCTAACGGATGCTCGATTCCGAAGGAATTAGCGGAAATCATAGGAAAATATGGCGACAGCCCTGAAGATTTCAAAAAAGCAGGTAAGGAATACACTGTAAAATTAATTTACGATTATATTAATATGGGAATCGATGGCCTCCATATCTACACTTTAAACAAATGGCAAGATGTTGCAGATATAATAAAAAATGCAGGAATAAGAAGTATAAAGGAATAA
- a CDS encoding SGNH/GDSL hydrolase family protein: MKTILCYGDSNTWGHNPDGTGRYPKHIRWPSVLQNELGQGFEVVPEGLNGRTTVWDDPVRGEHRNGKAYLLPCLHTHKPLDLVILFLGSNDLKSRFSVTSNEIAQSVEMLVNIIKKSETGPNLGSPEVMVIIPPPILIPENAPTISYLAPELEKAIEKSKHFSEQYTMVLSGQCHLLDSSKYISTSKIDGMHLDPESHAVLGKEVAAYIKKHIFTE, translated from the coding sequence ATGAAGACTATACTTTGTTATGGTGATTCCAACACATGGGGTCATAATCCTGATGGTACAGGTAGGTATCCAAAGCATATAAGGTGGCCAAGTGTGCTTCAAAATGAGCTCGGTCAAGGATTCGAGGTGGTACCCGAGGGTCTAAACGGCAGAACCACTGTCTGGGATGATCCTGTCAGAGGGGAACATAGAAACGGCAAAGCTTATCTTTTGCCATGCTTACATACTCATAAGCCTTTAGATCTTGTAATATTATTTCTAGGCAGCAACGACCTAAAAAGTAGGTTTAGTGTAACATCTAATGAAATAGCACAGAGCGTAGAAATGTTGGTAAATATAATCAAGAAAAGTGAAACAGGGCCAAATTTAGGATCCCCGGAAGTCATGGTAATAATTCCTCCGCCGATTTTGATTCCGGAAAATGCGCCAACTATAAGTTATTTAGCACCTGAGCTTGAAAAAGCTATAGAAAAGAGTAAGCATTTTTCAGAGCAGTATACGATGGTATTAAGCGGGCAATGCCATTTATTAGACTCGTCTAAATATATCTCAACCAGCAAAATAGACGGTATGCACTTAGACCCTGAAAGCCATGCTGTTTTAGGTAAAGAAGTTGCGGCATACATCAAGAAACATATATTCACGGAATAA